One Trichosurus vulpecula isolate mTriVul1 chromosome 7, mTriVul1.pri, whole genome shotgun sequence genomic region harbors:
- the LSM2 gene encoding U6 snRNA-associated Sm-like protein LSm2 — MLFYSFFKSLVGKDVVVELKNDLSICGTLHSVDQYLNIKLTDISVTDPEKYPHMLSVKNCFIRGSVVRYVQLPADEVDTQLLQDAARKEAMQQKQ; from the exons ATG CTCTTCTATTCCTTCTTCAAGTCGCTTGTGGGAAAGGATGTGGTCGTGGAACTCAAGAATGACCTGAG CATATGCGGGACCCTGCACTCTGTGGACCAG TATCTCAATATCAAACTAACAGATATTAGTGTTACAGACCCAGAAAAATATCCTCATATG CTCTCTGTGAAGAACTGTTTTATCCGGGGCTCTGTAGTCAGATATGTGCAGCTGCCAGCCGATGAGGTTGACACCCAGCTACTACAGGATGCGGCTCGGAAGGAGGCTATGCAGCAGAAGCAGTAG